The Colletotrichum destructivum chromosome 8, complete sequence genome includes the window CACTGACAAGCTTATACGAAAAATTCGTTAAAAGACATTGCGATGCACCGTGCCGTCTCTTTCATAGGTATTTTCAATCATGCTATAGAAGAGCAACAGCTTCAAGTCACACTGCGAGACACTGGGTGCTTTGCAGCTGTAAAAGCGGCGACGGCCTAGGCGCTGGCCCCTGCCATCCTGAGTGGTGGGATTGTTTACCTGGCCAACACCGCAGCAACCAGAATAAAGAGCGTTATCGATTGTCGGCCAATGGATTCGCGTCGATGCAGGCAGCCATTGAACCTCCCAAACAAAAAACACACCCAGCCCGCAAACCTCTTTACGCGAGTCTCGACGCGCTTTCAGAGGCCACCGCGTTGGAGAGATTTAAGACCCAAGACTACACCATCTCTGTCAACATGGTGAGTTCTTGTTGATTCTGGACCCTGTACCCTTTCCACGCAACCGACATCGCGCTTGTCTGCTACGTCACTATTCTCACCCAGTCCGTTTATTTGGTGTTGTTTGCCTAAAATAAGAGTCATCGTGTGAATTGACACCCCTGTTCGCCCGTCTCATTTCCCCTGCATAGTGGCCGCCCTCACGCTCTCCGTTCACTGCTCTATCATGGAGTAGCTTTGCGCAGGAATCATCTGAACATCTCCCCGAACCGCGGTTTTACTCACTAAGCAAAGATGCAACAGTCGCAGCTGGACCCTTTACCCACTGACCTGCCCTTCCGACTCATCTCCAAAACCATTGGGCGAGGCGCTTATGCATCGTGGGACGCCCCTCACCTGGATCGCTTCTGACGGAACCCCTCTACTGACACTTCAGCCACGCAGAATCAAGAAGGCTGTCCCCCAGGACGCGCAAACgcccgtcttcgccgtcaagTTCATCCACAAGGGCTATGCCGTCAAGCATGGCCGGGTGTCGGCAAAACAGCTGTTGATGGAGGTATCGCTTCACTCGCATGTCGGCCAGCACCCGAACATCATCGAGTGGTTTGCTTCGGGAGAGGACACCAACTGGAGATGGATCGCCATGGAGTTCGCCGAGGGAGGcgacctcttcgacaagatcgaggccgacgtcggcgtgCACGAGAACATCGCCCATCTCTACTTCCTGCAGCTTATCAGCGGCGTAAGCTTCATCCACTCAAAGGGCGTGGCGCATCGCGACCTGAAGCCTGAGAACATATTGCTGTCCGAGACAGGCAGTCTCAAACTCGCCGACTTTGGTATGTCGACCATGTTCGAGTACAAGGGTCAGCGGAAGACGAGCTCCACACTCTGCGGGAGCCCACCATACATCGCCCCCGAGATTCTCGCTTGCGGCAAGGCGGAAAAGAAGTCTTTGCCAACCGCGAGCAAGTACTCGCCGGACCTCGTTGACATCTGGTCATGTGGTGTCATTCTCTTCGTCTTGCTGGTGGGCAACACCCCCTGGGACGAACCGTCCAACGGCAGCTGGGAGTATCAAGAGTACGTCCGGACGAACGGCCGCAGCACAGACGCCCTCTGGGGGAGGATACCGCCGAATGCCCTGTCGTTGCTACGCGGCATGATGAACATTGACTCCAAGAAGCGCTTTTCATTCCAACAAATCCGTCAACACCCGTGGTACACCAGACCAAACCCGCACCTGACGTCCGACGGAAAGATCTCTGACCCCCTCAACCTGGCCACGCAGATGCTAGAGAGCCTCAAGATCAACTTCAACCAGCAGCCGACGGCGTCCCAAAGCAATCCGTCTAGCAGTGATCCCATGGATATCGACACCGTCGGTAAGGTCTCCTTTACACAACCCGAGACGCCCATCAACGATGTCGCATGGGACTGGGAGCGCCCTGCCCTTAAGATCATGAACCCcatcgccgtctcctcgacgcAGCCCATGTCCTGGAGCGTCAGTGGCGTCGCCAACAGACGAATGTTCTTACAATCACTCGCCGACGAGCCGTCCATGAGCCAGTTCTCGCAGACCCCCGGCGTCCCCTTGACCCTGACCCAAGCGGCGCGCCGCTTCCGCGATATCGTACCGTCCGAGTCCCTCACGCGCTTCTTCTCACACGTGCCGCCGCAGCTCATTGTGCAGATGCTCAACGACGCGTTGCACCAGCTCAACgtcccgctgccgcccacaACGCCGAATCTGAGTGCAGAGCACATCGTCACGATCAGGATCAAGGCCCTCGATGAGCGGCGGCAGTCGATGCACGGCGAGATTCACGTTGATAAGCACAGGctgccggaggaggaggagctgttGGATATCCGGTTCGTCAAGATCAAGGGCGACCCGCTTGAGTGGCGTCGTTTCTTCAAGAAAATTGTGGTGCTTTGCAAGGATGGCGTGTATGTGCCGGAAACATGATGAGAGAGTGGTTTTTCCGAAGGGCTTTGAATAAAGTGATGGATGTGAATGACGCTTACGCTGTATAGATGTATGGATAGGACTGTTAATAAGGAATGAACGAAGGAAATCAATACCCCGACAACGATACCACCACGCTCTTCATCTCAGCATGTACCTCGAGAGTTCCCCACGCGCACCGAGCAGGGCTATTTAACAAACAGGACATCCTCAGCCGAACGGGAAGCGAAGCATCATGAAGGTCCGGTAACAAGTCGATAAAACTCGATAAACCAACAAAGAAAATCAGCTTGACGAACACCGATTCTATCGAAAGGAGGGAAATAAGCCCCAAAAACAAGAAAACACCATTCTGTTGAGCGTTCCAGCCGTCAAATGTGCCGCCAATCGCCACACAGTTCTTCACGGGCCAGCCGTGCTTTATCGACGCACACTCCCTCACCCCCGTCGCCCTACGCATCATCCATATTGCAGTCATCAtggtcctcatcgtcataatagtcatcgccgtcatcgccgtcatcatcgccttcatcgtcgtcgtcgtcgtcgtcgtcgtcgtcgccctcctcctgtGAGGGTATCTTTGACCCAGGTCGCCGATAGGTGATTCTCATTGTGTACATGCCTTCGATCAGCCCGCCCTCCACTGTTAGACAGACGATGTTCCTAGGGCTGTCGGACCTCAAGGGGAGAAAGTCCCGGTCTCGACCCTCGGCCTTCAGCTTCATGcgcgcctcggcctcaaCCGCTATGTTCTTCATGACAATGGAAGTGCCTGGAATGCATTCCTCTATACTCAAGGTCGCCAGCGCGGGGTGCCACTTCCAGATTTCCCCGAGAACAAAACTGTAAAGCTTGATGAACGTCCAGCTGTGCCCAGTCAGGCCAATGGTATTGACCAGGTCCCTTCTGCACTGTAGGCCTTTGCAGATGAACAGCCTGAGGTACGAGTGTACCATCTCGTGGACCAGTGTCCCGACGATATGCGTGAACGATACCCGTTCCGGCACCATGCCGTTCGGGTCCCACGGGTAATCCCTCGATAACCTGCTCCAGATTCGTATGCGAGAATACTCGGACCCGATGACATGGTGAAAGGTGGTCGAATCGCCATACAGTTGAAGCCCCACCTCACTCCTCAGCTGGTCGAACCCTGTGTGCAGGACCATGAGCGGCTTCACCTTTCCCTTGAGAGGCCGCGTCAGGGTGCCAAAGAAGAAGTACTCGTCGAGGTGTCCCATCATCGCGCGGAGCGATCTCTCGAGGaacgccgcctcggcctcgacctccgccGTGCCACCCCCGTTCTCAAAGTCCCGCAGGCTCTTGACGGGGAGCGCGGCCCAGGCGGACGCCCGCGGCAGCGCCTCGAGATAGCACCTGACGAAGGCATCCCGGGCGGCGATCTGGTGCGGTCGGAGCTCgcagaggaggaagccgCCGCAGGTCATGTTCAGCAGGGGCGTCGCGCCGTACGAGACGAGGGACAGAGTGATGAAAGGTTCCGGTCGAGAGGTCTGCATCGCGTCATCTTCACCTTCTCTGTCTTCATGGTCGTTATagtcttcgtcttcgttgttgtcgttAGGCTGTTGGACATCGGTCTTGGGGAGCCTAGGGTGTCGGCACGGCTTCACTTTCTTCGCAGGATAACCACTCGGTCGTCTTCTCGAGTTGAAGGGACGTCTGCTAAGCCTCCTTCTCGCAGGGTTTGAAGGTGTCATGATTTGGAGTATCCGGTTGGAAGTCCTATAATGCTCGATGTCGAGTGGCTGGTTGCTAGCGGACTCATCTTCTTGGAGCCGTGCTGCCCTGCTCCCAATATATCCATCCCATCAGGCAGCTGGCAGCTGCTCGAAACATGATGCCGCCGTTTCTCTGGTATTCTCATAGAGGCGAGGTATCAACGAGATTGGCCTCGAAATGTTTCACAACGCTGACCTGAGCAGAGAGTCGGCTCTGTCTGGGCCGCAGTTGAGCCTAGAGCAAGCTCACGGGTTCCGGCTCTTGCGCTCAGAGAGCATACGGTGGCTATGGAATCGTTCGTTTCGATGCCCCCACACTTGACGCAAAATGCGTACCAAGTAACGATGCAGCAGTCGTCGGCTGAGGTGCGGTGTCCTGCGGTTCTTTCTCAAGCCCCAGTAGCTACAAAGAGGCTTGGTGTATCATGATATCAGAATCATGTCAGAAATGACTTGTGGGAGCAAGTGAAGTGCCATAGCAACAGGTCTAAACATGAAACTCCGAGCATAGTTCCCTACTTCTTCGCGTTTCTCCAAACAAGTAGATGTGCTCTTGCGTTGTCTCTCGTCATTCAGCAGTGTCCACCAACTTCTCTTGATAATACTTCACTTAAGCAGAAATTACAGAACAATAACAGTTCTCTGATTAAACGTGATTAGACGAAGAGAGACCGAGAAGAGTCAGGAAAGAGACGTTATACTTAGCAGTTCAGACGCAGTAGATGAATCCAATGGCCAAGTTGTCGATTTTGGTACACAAATGATCGTCACTTGGGGCCAGCGTGCGGTTTTTGATTCTCTCTAAAGTCGACGATTATGCTATTATGCATCCCTAATGTCTTTAATAATGAAATCCACCTTTCCATCCATTTCAGTATGACTCTAACCAGTTGGACATGCCATTCCAAATTGCATCATCTCATGAATCGTAAATACAGCGCCTATCATCCCCTACATGCTACTTATACTGCGAGCGCGGGAGTTGGACGTATCATTCCGTTGCTGAACTGCTCAGACTCCACCACAAAGTTATCAAAGGTGCCGGGCTTCTCGCCAGGAGGGCTATCAAAAGTCTTGGGACTGGGCGAGAGCGgcgcggtcgacgacggcccgcCGAAGTTGCGGCTGTTTCGCTGCGACGTGTTCCCCGTGCGGGTGGCCAGGAGGCCCAGCCGCGCGGCCAGGGCCTTGAGAGGGGGTAGGCAAAGGCAGACCATTGCCGCCGTGAGCTCGCTGATTGACCACATAGCGGGCTCGACGTTGTACCAAGTGAAGTCGGGCTGGATCTTGAGGAACTGGAGGCGAATGACGGAAATGGCCACAATTCTAATTGGGAACCAAAGTCAGCCGATATTTCTCTTCATGTATTCGGGAGGACAAGGGGGGAATGCTTACAGGAAGCCGAGGCTGAAAATCCCCAGGAGATATAGCTTTTGAGAACGAGGTATCTTGAGTGTGAAGAGCGCGGGCATTggcaggaggaagatgatgatATCTGTGGCGATGCTGCAAGCCCCGAAGGCGTAGAACAGAACCTGCTGGCCCAAGCATTTGGCGGGGACGCGGTGATCCCAGAAGCCCTCGAGAGGGATACAGAAGATGAAGGACATGACCACAACGCTGGTGCCCCACGACCCGACGATGACCATTGCTACGATGTAGACTTTTCGCATGTGGGTGGTGCACAGCACACGGTAATACTGGAGTAGGAAGGACATCTTAAGGGACAAGTGGCTCAGGCTGTAGAAGAACACGGAACACCAAAAGCACTGGATCGGAATCACCTATTAGCCTTTCAAAGTCGAAGGGGGGCTTCTCTTCCAGACCGAGACGAGCCTACTCACTTTTGAAAACTTGATCATTTGGTCCATTGTGAGTGTCTGTTCGTGTCTTCCGAGACCGTATCGTGTCACTGTTCGTGGTTAGATGAACGGTTTCATGGTTTCAAGCTGCTGGGCTGCCACTCACTGACTGCAATGGAGATTCCACATCCCAACACCGACAACTAGGTGGTCAAGTCAGCTTGACGGCCATCGAGCCTGAGGAAGCGCCAGGGAAGCCCCGATTGATCTTACCAAGGAGAAAGTCGCGGCATAATCGTCCACGCCGACCTTCTTGACAACGTGAAATCGCGTCCAAAGCCGGAGGGCCAACACACTCGTGGCGATGACCATGCACATGGATGTAACGCCCAGGACAATGGGCGACCTGTCCCtcgccagctcctcgggggAGAGCTGTGGTGACTCCATGCTGACGTTCTAGGGAAACGCAATCCGTTGGATATGCGTTTCTGACTCTGGCGTGTCTCGTGAAGTTGGTTACCTGGAAGAAATGCGAAGGGTTCGCGAAAACGATGTGGGGTCAGTTCGTAGGTAGTTATAACAACCCCCTCAGAAACTCGACACGCCTTGCTAGACGTATTTCGCCGCCATGGATGACACCAGCGTTGCCCAGGCCGGGGGCTCAATCGACATGTGGTTGTCGTAGCGGGCGAATGTTTGACGCATGCAGTCGAAGGCGCACTCTAACTAGGGCTGAGAAGGCAGCCTCCGACCCGTAAAAAGATCAGGAATGCGAAGAACACCGAGCCACAGCACACCATTTGCCGCAAATGGATAGTGTTGTCTTGTCGTCCGGAGGGCCTAGAGCTGGCCGCTGCCGTGATCGTCCACacaacacacaacacacacccccCGAAGGCACCGAGTCCCGATGGATCAGGGGAGGAGAAGCCTTCGTGGCGTCGTTCTGGCTTATGGAAGCACCATGATCACACCGTTTCCCCAAAGATCAGCCCACGGGACAAAGACTTGTGCGAGATACACATCAGCCACATCCGGGCGACGAACGGCCTGTAGTGGTATCGACAGATCGGAGCGCCGTTCGCTCCTTACGGTTTTGTAGGAGAACGCCAAATCTGAGGCACCAAGGAAGTGCACCTTGTCCATCAGAGGCAGAAACGGATTATAAGTTGGGACACATAGATATGAAAGGGCTTGCtgaaagaaggagaaggctgCGAGGGCGACAACCCACGTGGATTTCCTTTCGGCTGCGTCCGTCCGCGCCAGGCCAAGTGGTCAAGACTTGGCCTTCGTAGAGCCCGAGGTGGCTCGAAAGGTACCTGCGCAGAAGGATTAGAAATCAATTTCCACCCTGCCACGGTTGCGTAGTGAGTTATCTAGACCCAGACGTGGGAGTTGCCGAGACATACTGTTTTCCCCCGACGAGCACTGCAACCTACATTACGATGCGGATCTTTCCGCGGGGCGGAATGTAAAACAGCAACGACGTAACGTGATAAGTGAGAGAGATGGTTGATATTGGTTCTAGACCGCGCCAATCAATGCagcccctctctcccctttgAAGAGAGGAGGTAAGTGGTTCTTCTGCAATGCGACTCAAGCAAGGCCGTACGTACTCGGTTTCCAATACGAAATCCAAGAAGCAGATTAAGCCTCATTCCGAGGAATGCAGGGCTGCGGCACAGCTCGGGTTGCACGTGGGGTTGGTTGAGGAGCTCGTGGTTGAGCGTGTGGATGTGTGGATGCGCGTTTGCGTGTGTACGTGTGTGCCGCCTCTCATTCGGGGCCAAGACCTGCAAGAGGCCTCAAGCGGCAACGATCTCCACTACAGAGTGATCTGACCGGCTCGCTTCGGTCCCGTTTGGGATCTTCGTCATCCCGTCAGTCTGCCGGCTTTTGCTCTCAAGTGCCGTCCAATGGCCGGGAAGTGTTAAATCCGACTTCACGCGCGACGTGCGATTTTGGTGTGGTGTTGCAACCTGGAGCTGCATCTCATCTGGGAGGAATCGGGGGTTGCTACGATGATGTGCTGCAAATAAAATGGTGGGGGGGAgtcgccgagaagatgaCAATGCCTCGGATGGTTCGCGCCCGATGGAGTGATTCGCACACATGGGGTTTCTGGAGGTCGTGGAGTAGTTTTTTTTCTTAGTGCTTAGGAGAGTGGCAGCGAAGAGGAGCAAATATGTGAGAGTCATGTCCTATGGAATTCCAAGAGTCTTCGGGAAATTCATTGCAAAGTGAGGCGATGGCGGACCAAAGTCCGAAATCCACTCTGCGCGATCCGACATCCGTCATCCGTTAGGCAAATGTGTCCAAATTCCCGACAATTTTCAGATTGTTCACGAATATGGCCAAATAAGTGGCTGGCGTGGCCAAGGTCTGAAGGAGACTGGCGGTGAGGAATCAGGATGGGATTGCCCAAAGGGTTGCCAAAAGGAGAGAACTCGTGCTGTTTTTGGCCTCTTGGACCGAAATGTAGTTTCAGGCTGGTGAAGGTGCCAGACTGTCGGTTCCCTCTCGGTTACATGTTGGTAACGCCAATACCTACACATACATGCTGAGGTAGGATTGTTACTCTTGTCAACTGCAAGTCACGCCTTCTTATCcgtaagtaggtaggtacgcAGGAGTTGGTAACCCCCTTGCAAGGGACGGTCCTGCACCCTGGCGAATCAGCGGGATTGGCGCAGGAAGCCTGCAGGTGCGGGacatcacacacacatgctGCAGTTCTTCAGCggaacaagaaaaaaagaaggaaaaggctACGCCCCCGGTTGATGACTGACCAATtgtcagcagcagccgcaggaGTTTCTCCGAGAATTGAATGCAACCTCACCCCTCGCCCCAGCACCGCacctgcatctgcatcgcCCATCACTCTGCATTGAACTATTGGGCCCCGtcaaaaaggggggggaagcaaggagagagaggcaaaAGGGCTGGAGCAAGTCCTCTGTTTACAACTCGACTCATTGGCTACGTTGGAAGGGTCAAGTGGGCGGAAGGGGGTCAGCAGTGAGTGATATTGCCCGTAGCTGGGTATCGGACCCCAAAAACAGCTCACTCTGACACTTTCATCCCGTCCGTTCGTCCGCCTGTTCGTCTATCCGTCACGTCCGAGAGTCTTTGATATTAATACCACGTGGGACCGTTCCGGGTCTTCCGCCGCAGTTCCAAGGAGACTGTCTGCTTATTTATACTGCAGGGTGTCGTTCAGCCATGctgaggaagagggggaagaagaaaacgaaaAAAGATTCGATTGTCTTTGAAAATAAAAGAGGCTAGAAGAAACGTTTGGGGTATACTCGTCGTTACAACGCTAAACACCGCCCTTCCGTGGAATATCCCCCCATCCTTCCCACATTCCTCCAGATACCTCGGGATAAGCCATCCCCGGAAACGAAGaatgacgacgacaacgacctgGGAGAggccagcagcatcagccgcAGTAGCAGCATGAGCATGTAAGATTGGTTCCCCGGCCTCTCTCGGGGTTGTCATCGGATCGGGaccgcaaaaaaaaaaaaaaaaaatccaGCCCCCCTCGACAACGCACGCCATGCAGGCTATCTCGTGTCGGTGGACCgcgtggacgaggtcgccctGCTGCTCCCTGTCTCCTGGAGAATCTTGGCCTCTTCCAGTGCCTCTCTCCGGGCGAactcgtcgagaagcttgtGCGCGGTTTCCAGAGGCAGGTCGACAATCATTGCCGCCAAGTACTGCGGTTGTGGAAACAAGATCGAGTCAGTCCGATGCAGCTCCTCATGCAGCtaaaaaaaacaaaaaaacaagcGGTTGATCCTGAATCCTATCACGCTGCAGGCgacggtggtgatgatgatgacggatGGGGCAAGGGACACAGACAGCATGGGGAAGCGTGTGGCGACCAGAACGacgagagaaaaagagactTACCTGGGGGAAGACGTTGGACGGGTGGTACTTGAACTCCTCCATCATGCGGTTCAGGCGCAGAACCTGCTTCCAGGGCACGATGGTGTCGCCAATGAGAAAGGTGGGAAACCGGGCCAtggcgacctcctcgaggatCCAGCGGCGCTGGAAGTAGGGACGGCTCATGAAGTCGTTGCAGCCGACCCAGTGCGGCATCATGAAGGGGATCTCGCCGGCGGGCCCCGGGGACCAGAGGTGCGTGATGGACTCGGCCCATTTGTGCGCTGGCGCGTAGTGCTCGGGGTGCTTCTCCCGGTCGCCGGGGTCGCCCCAGTGGGGCgggatggcgtcctcgatctgggcgagggcggccatgCCGACGTCCGTATGCTCTGTCTTGTCGCCCAgccagccgacgacgagctccgcGTTACGGTAGACGTTGCGCATGTCCGAGTTCTGCTTGGACTTCTCCAGGTCGTCGCGCTGGTTGACGCACAGGAAGTCGCACCACACCCGCAACGCCCGAGGCTCGTTGTCGCTGGCACGCGAGCTGCTGAGCCCGAAGAGCTGCCTCAGCCACCTCGGCGCGCCATGGGGCCTCCGCGCCGGCGTGCGCTGGAAGCGCTGCGAGATGGTCGGGTAGAAGACGGCGCGCACATGCTTGAGCGCCTGCGACAGGTGCGtcgtgatggtgatgggcTGCCCACTAACGTAGATCTTCTCGGTTTCCGAGGCGTCGCCGTAGAGCGACGAGAGAGCGATGTACTCGCGCGACAGCTCGTCGGTGAGCCGGACCGTAACGAGGCGGCACTCGACCGGGTCAGTGATGCTGCGCGCTGACTGAATCTCGAGCAGGCGGATCTCGCGCTTCGACGGATCCAGACGCCTGTATGCGATACTCATGATGCAGGTTGGAGGAGGGACGGCCGGGGGGGAGAGGTAATCAGGTCCGTCCTGTGggggtgtatgtgtgtgtctctctgtctctgtctctcaaATTCGACCAAATAGAGACAAATTGCAGTGAACACGGAGAGGAGAAAACGAgtcctcttttttcccctttcctttccttcttctttccccttcGTTGCTCCTCTtccggaggagggggggggggggggggggggggtggcgTCCGGCCTTTCAGAAAGCTCCCGTTGGTTCGTCACTCCAGTTTCTTCCGTTTCCAACGGCGAGCCGAGCTGTGGGAGAGTGGAAAGCGGCAGGGTAGGGGTGGGTTTCCA containing:
- a CDS encoding Putative serine/threonine-protein kinase, active, which gives rise to MQQSQLDPLPTDLPFRLISKTIGRGAYASIKKAVPQDAQTPVFAVKFIHKGYAVKHGRVSAKQLLMEVSLHSHVGQHPNIIEWFASGEDTNWRWIAMEFAEGGDLFDKIEADVGVHENIAHLYFLQLISGVSFIHSKGVAHRDLKPENILLSETGSLKLADFGMSTMFEYKGQRKTSSTLCGSPPYIAPEILACGKAEKKSLPTASKYSPDLVDIWSCGVILFVLLVGNTPWDEPSNGSWEYQEYVRTNGRSTDALWGRIPPNALSLLRGMMNIDSKKRFSFQQIRQHPWYTRPNPHLTSDGKISDPLNLATQMLESLKINFNQQPTASQSNPSSSDPMDIDTVGKVSFTQPETPINDVAWDWERPALKIMNPIAVSSTQPMSWSVSGVANRRMFLQSLADEPSMSQFSQTPGVPLTLTQAARRFRDIVPSESLTRFFSHVPPQLIVQMLNDALHQLNVPLPPTTPNLSAEHIVTIRIKALDERRQSMHGEIHVDKHRLPEEEELLDIRFVKIKGDPLEWRRFFKKIVVLCKDGVYVPET
- a CDS encoding Putative heterokaryon incompatibility, whose amino-acid sequence is MSIAYRRLDPSKREIRLLEIQSARSITDPVECRLVTVRLTDELSREYIALSSLYGDASETEKIYVSGQPITITTHLSQALKHVRAVFYPTISQRFQRTPARRPHGAPRWLRQLFGLSSSRASDNEPRALRVWCDFLCVNQRDDLEKSKQNSDMRNVYRNAELVVGWLGDKTEHTDVGMAALAQIEDAIPPHWGDPGDREKHPEHYAPAHKWAESITHLWSPGPAGEIPFMMPHWVGCNDFMSRPYFQRRWILEEVAMARFPTFLIGDTIVPWKQVLRLNRMMEEFKYHPSNVFPQYLAAMIVDLPLETAHKLLDEFARREALEEAKILQETGSSRATSSTRSTDTR